From Populus alba chromosome 16, ASM523922v2, whole genome shotgun sequence:
GGTTCGGAGATAAAAGACTCCAAGTTGCGGTGGGTTTGGATTCTAGTTGCAGTAGGATCAGTACTAATCCTCTTGATTAGTATTGGTATCGCCCTTTTCTTGTGCAGGAAAAGAGGATGTGAAGTGGACAGGCTGGAGGATGCTTACCCAAATATTGATGAGGCAATCCTAGGCTCCTCAACTGCTCCGAGGAAGTACAAATTCAAAGAACTTAGCAAAGCAACTGGCAATTTCAACCCCAAGAACAAGCTCGGGAAAGGTGGCTTCGGGACAGTCTACAAGGGAATCTTGGGAAACAAGGAAGTCGCTGTCAAAAGAATCTCAAAGAAATCAACCCAAGGTAAGCAAGAATTCATAGCAGAAGTCACTACAATAGGCAACCTCCATCACCGAAATCTTGTTAAGCTGATCGGATGGTGCCATGAAAGGCGTGAGTACCTCTTGGTTTACGAATACTTGCCAAATGGAAGCCTGGATAAATACGTATTTTGTGATGAAAAGCCAGGCACGCAGGAAGCAACACTGAGCTGGGAAAAAAGGCTGAGTGTGATTTCCGGAGCGGCACAGGCATTGGATTATCTGCATAATGGCTGCATGAAGAGGGTACTTCACCGAGACATAAAGGCCAGTAACATAATGTTGGATTTAGATTTCAATGCGAAACTGGGAGATTTTGGCTTAGCTCGCAGCATTATTCGAAATGAACAAACTCACCACACAACGAAAGAGCTTGCCGGAACACCTGGCTACATGGCTCCGGAGAGTATTCTTACGGGAAGGGCAACGACCGAAACAGATGTTTATGCTTTTGGCGTTCTTGTTCTGGAAGTTGCTTGTGGAAGGAAGCCTGGAGGGCAGACTGAGCGGGATGACTACATTAGTAACATTGTGCATGGGCTATGGGAACTTTACAGAAGGGGAACGATCCTCGAAGGTGCAGACCCCAGATTGGATGGAATAttcaaaaatgaagaaatggaGTGTGTGCTTATTCTGGGGCTGGCCTGCTGCCATCCAAATCCAAACGATAGGCCCTCCATGAAAACTGTTTTGCAGGTCCTTACAGGGGAAGCGCCACCACCAGACGTGCCAGCTGAAAGGCCTGTTTTTATGTGGCCGCCCAATCCTCCATCCTTCAAAGAATGGGGCAACTCTATCATTGGAGGCGATCTCTCTCCATTTTCTGAACTCTCAGGGAGATGAATCAAATGCCAAAGGATCGACTGATGATCGACATATTCTCCgtcaaatttatatatctagCCATAACGTTGCTGTGTTCCAGGCAATGATTGttaagaaatagcaacacttcaataaactgtgtttttttcttcGTCAAATTATATACATAGTGCTGGAAAACTAGCTGCAGGTTCACCATAATTCCTAGAAGGAATATGTTTTCTGAAATGTCGAATCCCTTTGGCGAGCCAACGATGGTATATCTTGGTGatcaatttaatgtttcttttaatatgttattaaagttttaatgacCAAGCAATATATATTGGACaaggatttttatttcaatagaatttttttcataacaaaattttaagaaaactaaaGTTGTCATACCCAGCTGGCCTTTTGCACACCTTATTTTGACATAATATGAACAAAAGCTGCAGGTAAAAAACCAAAGTAATTTGCCGATAAGCAAAACATGTCAATGCTTTAAAACTAATTTGGGAGGGGTCCTTGACTGATTACTCTCCTCAGCCCCATTTAACTATCAAAGGATATCGAGGTGGCAAGGCTATTAATATCATGGACTCATAGTAACgaaaagaatgaagaccaaaGAGTCAAGATCATCAGAGACACGACATGAAGTAATTCTGCAGTAATTCACCGTTCTATATGGGGAATAAAGATTCAAAATCACCCTCTACGgggtaataaaattatttatcgtGGCAAACAATAATAAGAACTAGAAGATGGAGTTCAATCTAAGGCTGTTCCGGAGAACATAGCAAGAAAAGAAGACCAGTAACACAGAAAATGAACCTCAGGTTAATTAACTGGTATATACATCAGGTTAACTTGGATACATAAGAAGAAAGCAACTGGAAAGCAAGTAAGCATGTGCAAAGGAAACTAAATACATTGAAGAGAGAGAGCAGAACCTGTCAATGAAATCTGCAAGAACTTGCAGGAAAACTCAATTTAGGCAAACCTGTCTATATTGGAAACCAATATTATTCCTTTATTTAAATTCATGCCTCCTTTTATTCTTCGAAGTAAATAACACAGAAACCTTAAACCCGGTATTCTCTCAACATGTACATCACTATGTTGTCATCCTATACATGTCATAAAGGTTAAttccaaaaattaaaaggttgtgAAATTGATGCGAACCCTACCtctgaagattttttatttccttgagGGGGGAAAAAGGTGAAAATTTCATCTTTTGCCTGGTTTCCAAATTGCAGACCTTGATGAAAGGAGCTTGACAAAACCCCATGTAATTGAATGCGATTTTCTCCCTTCCACATATGCCATAGCCATGGAAAAAATAGTTTggaaaagttgttttttttcagatttgacTGTACCTCCTTGGAGAATGGACGCAAAATCcaattttttcttgtataaatGCTTCCATTTTTCAACTATGCAAATAGCAAAGTACATGGTATTTTAGGTTCGGCGTGATAGTTACCTGGTCAGGCCAAGGAATATATGGGCTCATTATAATGAGAAAGACCGAAGTATTCAAAGATGATAGATTGGACATGATAAGTAGCAAACAAGACTCCATTTAGTCATGGTTCTGGATTGATTGagcaatttaaataaattaacacaAATATAGAATAGAATTCTTGATAATAAGCATTCCGTTTCAATTCTTAGCCACGTCTAAATCTTCACATTTGTAGAATTTTTCCTCTGCCTCCCCCATGGTATTCAGCATGCATGTTGGGATGTTGCACAGCGTTAATTCCTGACCAAATCCAACTATCTCAATATTAAACTTGAGAACTTAAAGTTATGGTTTGAAAGTAGTGGCCtctaaatcaaaaataaaaccccagtaaaatttaaaccaaaattcaCCTATCATGCCCCAACCCTGAAGGCTAAGGGCACATGAAAGTTGGTAGTTCTAGCAGATATTGCTATGGTGAGAACCAGCTGAGAAACTGATGCGGCTACCTGATCTACTGTAGGAAGTTCGAGTAAATTTGATTGGAGCAATAAAGGCTGCTGTGCAGAATGATGCATAGCTCTTGTTAGCAATAAGCACTTCAGCTACTGTAAAGAGAGCAGAAACTCATGGTTTAGTTGCTTCACTTGTGAGGAAGAGGGCCATAGTCTTGTGCCTGTCTACAGCATAGAGTGAATCTGGTAGAGCGGGAAGGTGAGAATTTTGATGAGCTAGAGCTAATACATGATATTTGTGTGCAAGAGAATGGAGAAATGAATGTCTGTCAATTCAAGGGAGCTTTTGGTTGTTCCAAGAGTGATGACAACCACAGGTTGAGAAGAGAAGGATTGGGGAAGACATTACATTTTTCAAACACGTTCAATTCTTGTGGTAAGGAGCACAATTCAGTTAAATTTACAGATCATATTTAGCAAGTTGGTCGGGAGGCAGAGGCTACCTTGAAGGCAAACAATGAAGCTTATGATAATACAGCAAATCAGCATCATTTTGTTCAAGAGTTGAAGAGGGAAACTTAGTCATTGTGTTCTTGAGGTCAGAAAGGTTCCTAAGGGCACTTAACACATGCTTAAATTGAGGAAGCAAGTGCCAGACAAAGTGCTGAAGAAAAATAAGCTCAAACGCTTccagtttaaaaataaatcaagttttacAACGTTTCTGATTTGAGGTTATGGAAGATGTGTTagacataataataataaaaaaaaaagagccaaatCTGATAGAGGGAATCAATATAGCAAGCAGGTTGGTGCAACCCCTGTTTTCAGTTATGGGAAATCTCAAGGGGCTTATTCCTGGCTTGGCAATGGAACAGGAAATGTGAAGCTGAAATGGAATCAAAGGCAAAATCCACTGcattaacaaagaaagaaaaggaaaatattaaaacaaaaggagCCAGGTGCAGTCATGTTTGTTGAAATAGCATCTCAACAACAATCAAATATTTGAGCAAAATAGCATACCTCTTACAACATGAATTGCCTCGCTTCTTATTGCATCCCATATCCTCAGAGTTGCATCAGTAGAACCAGTACAAATACTATGGTCTTCCTCAAACACAAAGTAGGTTAAGAAAAAGTGCAACAGAGAAGCTTAACCACTGACTCCAAGACAAATAATAAAGTACTACCAAATATTCCTTTATACCCATGGTCAAATAATAAAGTATGTATTTGTTT
This genomic window contains:
- the LOC118052563 gene encoding probable L-type lectin-domain containing receptor kinase S.5 — translated: MRFPLVAPSVILAVLWALALVQSLHFQFPIFTESDRDQLILTPMNSNIASRAIQVTLDSIGAPMENLSGRVLYKWPFRLWSNGGKNASFNTTFVLNIKNQTASSGEGLAFILTADPDVPDGSEGQWLGIVNSTLNGSKEARTVAVEFDTSQSYPDDLDDNHIGLDVNSIYSRRSVSLNDRGIYISKGEDIAVDVRYDGKNLTVFVGGDMKNPVISEHLNLSDYLPENVYVGFSGSTSNNTQLNCVKSWKFSGSEIKDSKLRWVWILVAVGSVLILLISIGIALFLCRKRGCEVDRLEDAYPNIDEAILGSSTAPRKYKFKELSKATGNFNPKNKLGKGGFGTVYKGILGNKEVAVKRISKKSTQGKQEFIAEVTTIGNLHHRNLVKLIGWCHERREYLLVYEYLPNGSLDKYVFCDEKPGTQEATLSWEKRLSVISGAAQALDYLHNGCMKRVLHRDIKASNIMLDLDFNAKLGDFGLARSIIRNEQTHHTTKELAGTPGYMAPESILTGRATTETDVYAFGVLVLEVACGRKPGGQTERDDYISNIVHGLWELYRRGTILEGADPRLDGIFKNEEMECVLILGLACCHPNPNDRPSMKTVLQVLTGEAPPPDVPAERPVFMWPPNPPSFKEWGNSIIGGDLSPFSELSGR